From Acinetobacter suaedae, one genomic window encodes:
- a CDS encoding endonuclease/exonuclease/phosphatase family protein produces MIWIQVGAVLVIWLTFWSLIPRDEWWFRGTDFPRLQILVVGLFIFCAMLFVVADWTIWSEMLFVALAAAIAYQLKMVLPYTPLWKKQVLKVKTAQLKPEQQISLLVANVLTPNDQYHLLLKQIEKLKPDVVLTLESDAVWQQALSSIEKDYPYRVPVPLDNLYGMHLYSRLPLSYTEVKFILSDEIPSIHTALTLPSGLPVQLYCLHPKPPSPTEAKDSTLRDAELLIVGDQIKDLDQSCIVMGDLNDVAWSRTTRLFQRISGLLDPRVGRYFMNTFHADYPLLRWSLDHIFHSTDFGLVKMKRLPHIGSDHFPVYVVLQTDRIFEQQHQELEQTVEDEQDAKQAIQDGIEKAEKEEKIVVDELAQTHKREMERGNR; encoded by the coding sequence ATGATATGGATTCAGGTTGGTGCGGTACTGGTTATATGGCTTACATTTTGGTCACTCATCCCAAGAGATGAGTGGTGGTTTCGGGGAACGGATTTCCCTCGATTGCAAATCTTAGTCGTGGGGCTTTTTATTTTCTGTGCGATGTTGTTTGTGGTCGCAGATTGGACGATCTGGAGTGAGATGCTATTTGTTGCATTAGCTGCTGCAATTGCTTATCAATTAAAAATGGTTTTGCCATATACGCCATTGTGGAAAAAGCAAGTGCTTAAGGTGAAGACAGCCCAACTAAAGCCTGAACAGCAAATTTCATTATTGGTAGCCAACGTTCTAACACCCAATGATCAATATCATTTACTGTTAAAACAGATTGAAAAATTAAAACCTGATGTTGTATTGACACTTGAGTCGGATGCTGTATGGCAGCAAGCATTGAGTTCAATTGAAAAAGATTATCCCTATCGGGTTCCTGTACCTTTGGACAATTTGTATGGCATGCATTTATATAGTCGTTTGCCGCTTAGCTATACCGAAGTAAAGTTTATTTTAAGTGATGAAATTCCATCGATTCATACGGCTTTAACATTGCCTTCAGGTTTGCCTGTACAGCTATATTGTTTACATCCAAAACCGCCGAGTCCAACTGAAGCCAAAGATTCAACACTTCGAGATGCTGAATTACTTATTGTTGGTGATCAGATTAAAGATTTAGATCAATCTTGTATTGTGATGGGGGACTTGAATGATGTTGCATGGTCTAGAACAACACGATTGTTTCAAAGGATTAGTGGTTTACTTGACCCCCGCGTAGGTCGTTATTTTATGAATACTTTTCATGCTGATTATCCTTTACTCCGCTGGTCTCTCGATCATATTTTCCATAGTACTGATTTTGGTTTAGTCAAAATGAAAAGACTTCCTCATATTGGTTCAGATCATTTTCCAGTTTATGTGGTTCTACAAACGGATCGTATCTTTGAGCAACAGCATCAAGAATTAGAACAAACTGTGGAAGATGAACAAGATGCTAAACAAGCTATTCAGGATGGTATAGAAAAGGCTGAAAAAGAAGAGAAAATTGTTGTAGATGAGTTGGCTCAAACGCACAAACGCGAGATGGAGCGTGGAAATAGATAA